The Ananas comosus cultivar F153 linkage group 2, ASM154086v1, whole genome shotgun sequence genome contains a region encoding:
- the LOC109727836 gene encoding uncharacterized protein LOC109727836, with protein MKGPNAVHEATSACVDLVPTPPTAWSPDFVFSFLLRWSARGGPSLCCVPTPRAAYSRPPAALSLRPNQQLAGRPGCPAPRPAMRREPRPAAGGPPPTPVACARGWPRPAGQARRSSRGAPASELARVRTRHTVPAASAAAPAHASTRGSPRPKPSPAPRPPRNTCAVIEE; from the coding sequence atgaAAGGTCCtaatgcggtccacgaggccacttccGCCTGTGTAGACCTCGTGCCAACACCACCCACTGCTTGGAGCCCAGATTTTGTTTTCAGCTTTCTGCTAAGATGGTCCGCGCGCGGAGGCCCGTCGCTGTGCTGCGTTCCCACGCCGCGCGCCGCGTACTCGCGCCCGCCTGCGGCCCTTAGCCTGAGGCCGAACCAGCAGCTCGCGGGCCGCCCTGGTTGCCCCGCCCCGCGGCCTGCCATGCGCCGCGAGCCGCGCCCCGCCGCCGGCGGCCCGCCGCCCACGCCCGTTGCCTGCGCCCGTGGCTGGCCGCGGCCCGCAGGCCAGGCACGCCGTAGCTCCCGCGGCGCCCCAGCGTCGGAGCTCGCCCGAGTCCGGACGCGCCACACCGTGCCCGCGGCCAGCGCCGCCGCGCCCGCCCACGCCAGCACCCGCGGCAGCCCGCGCCCCAAGCCCTCGCCCGCGCCACGGCCTCCTCGCAACACGTGtgcagttattgaggaataa